The Vitis riparia cultivar Riparia Gloire de Montpellier isolate 1030 chromosome 3, EGFV_Vit.rip_1.0, whole genome shotgun sequence genome segment ttcaagaaaggaaaaatacaaaaaaaaaaatcggcaGCAATTCAAAAAACTTCTTCATGACCAATTGCAGAAGGCAATACGTAGGTGTGTTATATGGAGAATGGAAAATATTCAAGCTTCATTTCAACCAGGTTCCCTCATGATTAACTTCTGAAAcctaatttaatcaaaattggCAATCTATCTTTCAGCAagatataaaacattttaaaaaacaatcgaaagagatagaaaaaaagggtagcaaaaatatatatatacattcgATTGTAAGAAGTGGAAAACCATTACAGAAGACATCCAGTTAATCTACAATATTAAATACTACAAGCATACAAATGACAACTGCTACTAGCGCTACTAGAAGAACAACAGGAAGAGTCTTACTTCTCTAAGCCGCCTTAACCTTGTCATCGCCCACAACAGAAAGTATAGGCAGACTACTCAGAAACTCATCAAGACCCTCAAAAAAACTAATCCCTTCAATGTTATCCTCCTCCCCATTCCCTTCACTTATTCCCACTGCCGCCTCTTCCACCTCATTACTAAATTCCACATTCAAATCCAACTTCCCCAACTCCTTCACACCCTTTTCCGGTTGCTTCTTCCCATTATTCCCTCCCACCTTTGTGCTTGTATCCACCTTCGACACACCCGGCGCCTCCACACCTTCTTCCACAGCCAACAAACCTTGTGGGCTCTCACCACTTCCCCCCTCAACCTGCCCCGAAAAACGCTGATCTTCCTTCTTTATCTTCTCCCCTTGCGACTTCCTCCCAACTTTACCCACCAAACCCTTAGCCTTCACGCTCTtcgccttcttcttcttcctaatACTACCCCATTCATCATCCGAGTCATCACTTGGGTCCGAAACCTCAATAAACTCATCGtcatcgtcatcatcatcatcatcatagaTAACAATGCTCCGCCGTGCCACAGGACTTTTAGTTCTTGGGGCATTCACATTCTTAGCCACCACCACTTTTTCAGGTTGCTCGGGGACATTCCGGTGACCTGCATACTGCGAAGGGCAAGCGAACATTGGAGAAAACGGCACCCAATTAGAGTAGCCGCCTGTCGTTTTAGCATTTTCAGGAGGGTTCACAGAAaatcctaaaggaaaaaaacccCAACAACAAAAGTATCCATCCTTGCCATCGCCGACCGCTGGCGGAGACGGGATCCTCACAGCGTGAAATGCCCTCTGACAGTTCTGGCATCGCAGGACACACTCTTCGTACACCCCAGGGTACTCATACAGATTGTAGCAGTAGGGACACGCAGTCCAGAAACACGGACCCAGAGACTGAGTCGGCTCAGTCGTTCGAGGCATCCGAGCTGACTCGAAACTCGGCATTTCCCCACTCCCACCCTTGTTTCTAGTGCTCTTCCTCACTGGTCTCCGACCCGGTTGAGCCGAATCGGCGCTCGGATCGAGTTTCAAAAGACTGAGTTCGTCATCGTACAGAGCCTTCTTCGCCTGGTTCGACAGAACCGACCAGGCGTCCGCGACAAGCCTGAAGGCCTGATCAGCGAAGGGCAAGCGATTCTGATCCGGGTTCAGGAGCAGAGCGAGACGCCGGTACTGGGTGGCGACGAGTTCGGGGTCTTGGGTACGGCGAGAGAGCTGGAGAATGGCGTACCAGTCGTTCTGGTTGTTGATCCGGGCCTCGCCGGCGATGAGGGCGTCGGCTACAGCAAGGATCTGGTCGGAGAAACGAACCTGTCTGGGGTCAGATTCTCGGGCGCGGATGGCAAACGTTTTGCAGCCGTGCAAGTCACGTGCGGCAAGGAGCTTCTCGGCGATGCTCAGCCATCTCTCTGCCTCCACTGCTCTGTTGTCTTCCATTGCTTTTCTCTCACTTCTCTTCTCCGCTGGATGAGGACGATGGGGACAAAAGTGGCATAAGAATTTCTTTTTTGGACGAAAAAGAACAGGGCTTTTGAGGGCATTAGGCGGTGTATTCCGAGTGTATAATGATCACTTTGAGGAAACAAGATATTATAGTGGGTTATGTGTAAGGCATTTTGGAGCTTTGATTAGGAAGTTATGTTTGgacaattgaaattaaaatggggaattgattcgtccccaattggtgcaCCTTTGATTCAATCCTCAGAcaggagttatcaacaaaatttataaatctaattcacca includes the following:
- the LOC117911400 gene encoding uncharacterized protein LOC117911400, yielding MEDNRAVEAERWLSIAEKLLAARDLHGCKTFAIRARESDPRQVRFSDQILAVADALIAGEARINNQNDWYAILQLSRRTQDPELVATQYRRLALLLNPDQNRLPFADQAFRLVADAWSVLSNQAKKALYDDELSLLKLDPSADSAQPGRRPVRKSTRNKGGSGEMPSFESARMPRTTEPTQSLGPCFWTACPYCYNLYEYPGVYEECVLRCQNCQRAFHAVRIPSPPAVGDGKDGYFCCWGFFPLGFSVNPPENAKTTGGYSNWVPFSPMFACPSQYAGHRNVPEQPEKVVVAKNVNAPRTKSPVARRSIVIYDDDDDDDDDEFIEVSDPSDDSDDEWGSIRKKKKAKSVKAKGLVGKVGRKSQGEKIKKEDQRFSGQVEGGSGESPQGLLAVEEGVEAPGVSKVDTSTKVGGNNGKKQPEKGVKELGKLDLNVEFSNEVEEAAVGISEGNGEEDNIEGISFFEGLDEFLSSLPILSVVGDDKVKAA